One genomic window of Medicago truncatula cultivar Jemalong A17 chromosome 1, MtrunA17r5.0-ANR, whole genome shotgun sequence includes the following:
- the LOC25482291 gene encoding LEAF RUST 10 DISEASE-RESISTANCEUS RECEPTOR-LIKE PROTEIN KINASE-like 2.1, which produces MWPVTVILVGFSLLFQQCRSSTTTSGQELSCPFSSCGKISNISYPFRLKDDPKQCGDSRYELACENNVTKLYLYSAKYHVQSINYNNFTIRLVDPEVQQSNCSSLPRHSLSRSNFCNTYDYNNKNCNDPYHANFINQELFFDSNKLLFEHIVYMNCTHQVINNHKYVNASSCLNSNSKSKGYYIYAIAGKLVAQDFQVGCHAKLVAPTSWLGNLQRNQVLSYDIIHKALVYGFEISWMKLPCQKLCGDSLRCFFNSSEQHLQCNDLCRTVMGSWITGSCGIRSQIASIVSDTITGIIQGMYEMTKGENFLLKGIPRYQLGMAIGHYFLPIFFCRFVFGIAFFIALLIYKWRKRHWSMYECIELYLQQQNNSMPIGYSYKEIKKMARGFKDKLGEGGFGTVFKGNLRSGPGVAIKMLGKSKGNGQDFISEVATIGRIHHLNVVQLFGFCIEGSKRALVYEFMPNGSLDKFIFSKEGSINLSYNKIYDIAIGVARGIAYLHHGCEMKILHFDIKPHNILLDENFIPKLSDFGLAKLHPMENSVITMTAARGTIGYMAPELFYKNIGGVSYKADVYSFGMLLMEMAGKRKNLKTNAQHSSQIYFPFWIYDQLRKEEEIDIENISEEDMKIVKKMIMVALWCIQLKPNDRPSMSKVVEMLEGNIERIEMPPEPTMYPDETISRDETTSFDQTTSGDFISSSDSGENMSNPLLENTS; this is translated from the exons ATGTGGCCGGTGACAGTGATATTGGTAGGGTTTTCCCTTCTATTTCAGCAATGCAGAAGCAGCACTACAACAAGTGGGCAAGAGCTTTCTTGTCCCTTTTCATCCTGTGGGAAAATATCAAACATAAGTTACCCATTTCGATTAAAAGATGACCCAAAACAATGCGGAGACAGCAGGTACGAACTAGCTTGTGAAAATAATGtgacaaaattatatttatactcTGCAAAATACCATGTCCAGTCCATCAACTACAATAATTTCACAATCCGATTAGTTGATCCTGAAGTTCAACAATCTAATTGCTCTTCACTTCCGCGCCATTCCTTGTCTCGATCAAATTTCTGTAATACTTATGATTACAACAACAAGAACTGCAATGATCCATACCATGCCAATTTCATTAATCAAGAACTATTTTTCGATTCCAACAAGCTTCTTTTTGAGCATATAGTTTACATGAATTGTACTCATCAAGTGATTAACAATCATAAATATGTGAATGCTTCATCTTGCCTTAATTCGAACTCCAAATCCAAAGGGTATTATATTTATGCTATTGCTGGTAAATTAGTTGCTCAAGATTTTCAAGTTGGTTGTCATGCGAAGTTAGTGGCTCCCACTTCATGGTTGGGAAATTTGCAAAGAAATCAAGTACTTTCATATGATATCATTCATAAGGCGTTAGTATATGGATTTGAGATTTCATGGATGAAACTTCCATGTCAGAAACTTTGCGGAGATTCATTACGTTGCTTCTTCAATTCCAGTGAACAACATCTTCAATGCAATGACTTATGCCGTACTGTTATGGGATCTTGGATCACCGGTAGTTGTG GGATACGGTCCCAGATAGCTTCAATAGTTAGCG ATACTATAACCGGTATCATCCAAG GGATGTATGAAATGACAAAAGGAgaaaattttttattgaaagggATACCCAGATATCAATTAGGAATGGCTATTGGACACTATTttctaccaatttttttttgcagatttgTATTTGGGATAGcattttttattgcattgttGATATACAAATGGCGAAAAAGACATTGGTCAATGTATGAATGTATTGAACTATatctacaacaacaaaacaattcCATGCCTATTGGATATTCAtacaaagaaattaagaaaatggCTAGAGGTTTCAAAGACAAATTAGGTGAAGGAGGCTTTGGCACTGTGTTCAAGGGAAACCTACGTAGTGGGCCCGGTGTGGCAATCAAGATGTTGGGTAAGTCGAAAGGTAATGGACAAGACTTTATTAGTGAAGTAGCAACCATTGGAAGGATACATCATTTGAATGTAGTACAATTATTTGGATTTTGTATTGAGGGATCAAAACGTGCTCTTGTTTATGAATTCATGCCTAATGGATCTcttgataaatttattttctccAAAGAAGGGAGCATAAATTTAAGCTACAACAAAATTTACGATATAGCAATTGGAGTAGCTCGTGGGATTGCTTATCTTCACCACGGATGTGAAATGAAGATTTTACATTTTGATATCAAGCCCCACAATATCCTTCTTGATGAGAACTTTATCCCTAAACTATCTGACTTTGGATTGGCAAAGCTACATCCGATGGAGAACAGCGTCATCACAATGACTGCTGCAAGAGGTACAATTGGATATATGGCTCCAGAATTGTTCTACAAAAATATTGGGGGAGTTTCCTATAAGGCTGATGTTTATAGCTTTGGGATGCTTTTGATGGAGATGGCAGGCAAGAGAAAAAACCTTAAAACCAATGCACAACATTCAAGTCAGATATATTTTCCCTTTTGGATTTATGATCAACTtagaaaagaggaagaaatcGATATAGAAAATATCTCAGAGGAGGATATGAAAATTGTAAAGAAGATGATCATGGTTGCTCTTTGGTGTATACAACTGAAGCCGAATGATCGCCCCTCAATGAGTAAAGTAGTTGAAATGCTTGAAGGAAATATTGAACGCATAGAAATGCCTCCAGAGCCCACCATGTATCCAGATGAAACAATTTCAAGAGATGAAACAACCAGCTTCGACCAAACAACATCAGGTGATTTCATTAGTTCTAGCGATTCAGGGGAAAACATGAGTAATCCTCTATTAGAGAATACTTCTTGA